The genomic window GGCCGACCAGTTCGACGACCGGAGCGCGGGCTACAAGCGCCGGCTCGACCGCTTCTTCAACCTCTTCTACCTCGCCGTCACGGTGGGCGCCATCGCCGCCTTCACGCTCGTGGTGTACATCCAGATGCACCGCGGCTGGGCCGCCGCGTTCGGCGCGCTGGCGCTCGCCATGGGCGCCTCCAACGCGCTCTTCTTCGCGGGGACGCCGCTGTACCGGCACAAGGCGCCCGGGGGCAGCCCGCTGACCAGGGTGGCGCAGGTGCTGGTCGCCGCCTTCCGGAAGCGGGGCGCCGACTTCGGCGACGGCGGGTACGTGGGGCTCTACGAGGTGGCCGGGGCCAAGTCGGCCATCCGCGGCAGCGGCAAGATCGAGCACACCGACGACTTCCGGTGGCTCGACAAGGCAGCGCTCCGGCTCGACGAcctggagggagaggaggaggacccgTGGCGGCTGTGCACGGTGACGCAGGTGGAGGAGGTGAAGATCCTGGTGCGGCTGCTGCCGGTGCCGGCGTGCACGGTGATGCTGAGCGTGGTGCTCACCGAGTTCCTGACGCTGTCGGTGCAGCAGGCGTACACGCTCAACACCGGGCTCCTCGCCGGCGCTGTGCACCTCCCGGTGACCTGCATGCCGGTGTTCCCCTGCCTGGCCATCTTCCTGGTGCTGGCGCTCTACTACCAGACCTTCGCGCCGCTGGCCCGGCGCATCACCGGCCACCCGCACGGCGCGTCGCAGCTGCAGCGGGTCGGCCTGGGCCTCGTCTTCTCCATCCTCTCCGTGGCCTGGGCCGGCGCCTTTGAGCGGTACCGGCGGCGGTACGCGGTGGAGCACGGGTACCTGGGCCTGTTCCTGTCGCCGATGCCGGGGCTGAGCGCCTACTGGCTGCTCATCCAGTACTGCCTCATCGGGATCGCCGAGGTGTTCTGCCTCGTGGGCCTCATCGAGTTCCTCTACCAGGAGGCGCCCGACGCCATGCGCAGCGTGGGGTCGGCGTACGCGGCCGTCGCCGGCGGGATGGGCTGCTTCATGGCCACGGCGCTCAACAACGCCGTCGACGCGGCCACCGGCGACATCCGGAGCGGGAGGCCGTCGTGGGTGGCGCAGAACATCAACGTGGGGAGGTTCGACTACCTCTACTGGCTGCTGGCCGTGCTCAGCACGGTCAACTTCGCCGTCTTCCTCTACTTCGCCAGCATTTACAAGTACAGAacgccgccgccgaccaccgccggCGGCAACAGCAGCAAGGTGGAGGTCTCGGTGGTGTCCGACCACAAGTGAATGAATGAAATACTACTTGAACAGAACCTAGTTTTTTCGCAACCAAATTTCAATTGGATTAAATTGTGGACTAATTTCAACGCGGAAGCAATTTGATCATCATTTTCAAATGACGGAGCACAGCGCCGCAGCAGCCCACGCTAGTGAAAAATCATTATAACGCCGTTCGGTTTAGAGCCAACACAAGTTATCTCTGCTAGAACTACTTGCAACTATATACAGTTAAGATAAAGATCTCACCAACAACAAAAAGATGCTACAGATCTTGACAATTGATCTAGAATTAATTAACCGCTCTTGATTGAAATCCGATATCACCTCAACTTTGATTTGTCTTCTCAAAGATGAATATTCGCAGCCAAAACTGAAATGGAAAGGAAAACAAAGATTAGTGTTTGGTGATGCAACTCAAGGCAAACAAATTCTGCTCAGCTGAATATCTGCGGCCAAACTAGCATCAatagcatgcacgatacaagcaaGGAGTCAATCTGGTAGGTGGAtgagttttgttttgttttgtttccaaAACACGATAATTTCAACCAAACAGCACTAGATGTTCTGATTCCAGCAGGCATGCCACCAGTTTCAATGACCAGGAAGTACCAATCTAAACTTGACTATTGGATAATAAGTTTACAGATAACATTTTTTATTTAAATAACAGCTGTTCAGTATGAAGAAGGTATGTTCAGTCATTCCAGTTATTGAAACTGATCCTCCttttaatatttggtaaaaatatgcacatgggggGAATAAGATGACTAGAAGGAACACTAAAAAGGACACGAAACAAAGAAGAAAATCCATACCTCAACGGTGAACCCAAAGAGACCACTGAATGACACAAGAAGAATCATCTTCAAACTGCTGACCGTTCAGTGTTCATTCCTCAGTTGCTTCAACCTTGCTGCAACCTGCCTCATTGACAGCCGAACGGCTAGTGACTCTGAGGTGCACGATATAGCGATCTTTAGCATCTCAGTCAATCTGTCCTTTGGCGATGTATCCCATAGTCCCGGAGAGAAGAATTCACTGGTGCGCTCTTCCTGCATCAGCATCCTTCCCCATGATACGATCATAAAACCATCGCCAAACTGTGAGAACGAGGGATCCAAAGACCTCTTGCCTGACATCAACTCTAGAAGGACAACACCAAAACTGTAGACGTCAGACTTGTCAGAGACTCTGCAGGTGGTCGCATATTCAGGTGCGACATAGCCAAAGGTCCCAGCAACATCAGTTGTGGCATGAGTTTGTGTAACTTCCATTAATCTCGCCAAACCAAAATCTGACAAGTACGCATTCAGATCCTCATCCAGCAGAATATTGCTAGGTTTGATGTCTCGATGAATGATTCGTGGTGTGCAGGAGCCATGAAGGAAAGCCAGGGCCTGTGCAACATCCATGGCTATGGTGTAAACCTCAGCCCACGAAACCTGTCTGCTACCCATCTCATGTATAAAGCTCTCAAGGTTGCCACCGGGGAGATAGTTGTAGATCAGGAAAGTGTCTGATTCTCCAATGTGGTACCCAATAAGTGTAACGAGATTCTTGTGCCGAATTCTTCCTAGAGTTGCGATTTCTGCATCAAACTGCTGGAGGCCTTGGAAACGCCCCATGGCTAGCCTCTTCACTGCTACAAGATAACCAGGAGCCAGCTCAGCCTTGTAGGTAGCACCAAAACCACCGGTACCAATCAGGTTCTGGATACTGAAGTTACTTGTTGCTTGGATAATGCTGTCATAATTAATCTCAGCAGGGGCATCAGCAAATGTTACTACCATTTTCTTCTTAAAATTTTCAATTTTTGCTCTTTTCCTTCTCTCACACACAAAGAAGATGAGgactgcaacaacaaaagacactAGAGCAGTTGCAGACGCAGCTATAATCACCACCAGATACTTGGATTTGGTCATGTGGCCACCCAATCTTTGAGTCCATTTCTGGTGATCGGTTGATACTGATGGTGGTGCAGATGCATTTGGACCCAGACACCGGGACAGCAGGGGATTGCCAACAAAGAAACCGCAATCAGCAGAGTGCCTTAGATAGGGAATGTCACCTGATAGGTTGTTGAACGAGACATCAAAAACCGACAGTTGAGCCAGTTCACTGAAACTGGGAGGGATGCTTCCTGAGAGCCTGTTGTGGTCCAGCATCACTACTTTAAGGCGCGATGCATCAGCTAAATGTGACGGCAGGATACCTGCCACAGAATTTTTTGATAAATCCAGAACCTCCAGAGCAGCCAAATCACCAAACCGCACAGGGATCTCGCCTGATAAATTGTTTGCCCTCAAGACCAGGACACGCAGCAAATGCAGGTCACCAATTCCAGGAGATATTGACCCATTGAACTTGTTGTAGCCAGCCTCGAAACTTTGAAGAGATGTACAGCTTGACAGCATATCAAGACTGCCTGACAACTGATTGCCACTCAAATTGACTGCTACCCCACTTGCGGCCTTGCAAAATCTGAAAAACCCACCAGAAAGCGTGCTGTTGAACATATTGCCGTTGAGCAGCAAGCCATAAGAGTAATTTCCAACCAGATGCAAGTTAAGAGATGGCAACACCCCGCTAAAGCCATTGTTACTGAAATCATGGAGAGCGGCATTGCCAATGTCCCCAAGCACAGACCCAAAAGGGTTACTGATCAACGCAATCCCAACCAATCCCTCATAGTACTGAATTACATCATCATCATCGATCAAAGGGCTTGAGCATTTGCCCTCCACTGGCGAAAGGAGCGGCCCTGACAGTAAGTTCTGGCTGACATTGAGGTATCTCATGCATCCTATCCTCAACTCAGCAGGCATGGAACCCTCCAAGCTGTTGGAGCTCAGATCAAGAAATGCCAAGTCCCCACACTCCCCAAGCCATTTCGGCACTGGACCACCAATATAGTTCTGCCCAAGGTTGACCGCCCGGAGGCGGCAGGAACCGTTCCTGTACCTCGGCAGCCGGCCGTCGAAGTTGGCCCTTGGTGCCCAGAGAATCTCCAGCGCTGGGTTGGTGACCACCTCCGGAGGCAGCCCGCCGAGGAAGGCGTTGAACTCCGGCTGGTCCCCAGGCGACGAAGTGAGGTTGGTGAGCACGAGCACGGCGAGGTCCCGGCAGTTGCCGAGCTCCGGGGGGATCCTGTCGGTGAGGCTGTTGCGGGAGACGTCGAggacgcggagggcggcgaggcggccgagGGCGCGCGGGACGGCGCCCTCGAGGACGTTGCGGGAGACGTCGATGACGCGGAGGCTGCGGCATTGGGCCACCGCGGAGGGGATTTCGCCGACGAGGAAGTTGCCGGCGAGGCGGAGGTGGGCGAGGGCGGGgcagggcggcgaggaggaggaggagttggaggagggcgGGAAGGGTATGGGCCCCGAGAGGCGGTTGGAGGTGAGATTGAGGGCGCGGAGGGTCGGGGACGCGAGGAAGGCGGCGGGGATGGGGCCGGAGAAGTTGTTGCCGGAGAGGTCGAGGCGGAGGAGGCGCGGGGGGAGGAGCGCGGGGAGGGCGCCGGAGAGCGAGGCCGCGGGGAGGTCGATGGCGGCGACGGCCGAGGAGGCGGGGTGGCAGGTGACCCCGCGCCAATGGCAGTGGTCGGGGTCGGAGGAGGACCAGGCGGAGAGGACGGAGGCGGGGTCGCCGGTGACGGCGCCCTTGAGCGCGAGGAGGGCCgcgtggtcgccggcggcggaggaggaggaggcgagcgggaggacgaggaggagaaggacggccgggaggaggaggagatggtacGAAaccgccatggcggcggcggcggcggcgaggtggggaGCGGAAGCGAAAGGGGGGAGACTGACTGAAACTGTGTGTGGAGACCGGTGAGAGATGGGCGGTGTGGATTTTGGATTTTgaaatttgttttgttttgttttgctttttgggGCGGCCGGATTTTACTCAAACCGCTCCTCGTCTTCATCCGCAACGCTCCGCCTATGAGTGGCAGTTGCTACCCTAAAACTCTATGCAAAGTTTTGTACTCGTCCTCCATTTGAAGTGCCCATTTTTTGTTCAAATGTTCCTTTAGAAATACTCTTTCATTCTTTTTGATTCATTTGAAGTGCCCCCTTTCCCAAATATTCCTTTTGAAatgcttttcttcctttttttgttcGCAAAAGGAAATGTACTCGTTCTTTTTCGCAATCTCGATTTGAAATACCTTAGCCGTATTTTTTTGTCCGTATGCGATGAGATGTTTTTCATTACCCTGGTCGATGGCGGCTGAGTTTCACTGTCGACGGACGGACGATGACAAAACAACAGGTAATAGTCGAAGCTTGAAAAATTGTACCAACCTCCGCAATTCTTTTACTCCTTTTACTCTTTTTTTAGGGGTTTTACTCTTTTTATTTTGAATGGTAGAAGGGCCTCTAAGGGTCCAACACGGCATGAATGGTTTACATAAGGAACTCGAGGGAAACATAAACTTGGAAAGTAGACTGGCTTTTTTTGGAAATCTTATTCGGCTCTTGGGAGCATGTGCTCTTGGTAAAAATTCTGATTTTCTTTTAGATGTTCTTGTTAGTGTGACAAGTGTGCTTGACAATTATCATGCGAAACGGGATGACGGTGCTTCGTCGGTGAAAGAAAACAACCCGTCTTGTCGGTTGGAAAAATACCTCAAAGTAAATCAAAGATTCAAGGTTTTAGTCGAAATCCTCCACGGTACAAAAGGCACTCCTGTAATTTATAtaagtttttttttccttttttgacaTTGCCATGGACTCTAAAAACGTCTTATAAAATGTTAAAAAGAGAGTATACGCAGTGTACATCCATATAGGGGTAAAACGGTAAaacgttttttttttttgaagcaaGTGGCGTAGGCCTGCTAGTACTACTAGCTGGTTACACAATGGGGCGCACGGCACGTGCCGCGCCTACGGTTGGTGCGACGGGGCGAGCCCGTGACCGATGTCTGTCCTCGCGGAATAATTTAGTCGCCATGGCCATGCGCACCCAGACGCGGCCAAGGGCATGGGCGGCTACGGTCAACACGGCggtctcctccctccctcccgcgCGCACGCATGCCGCCGATGCCGCTGCAGTGGCAGGCATCAAGGTCCTCGCTTCAAGAAGAGAAAAGGACAGGCGTCAGGCGCAGTATTCAAATCCGACCCAGATTCAAAATTTGACAGGCATTTTGGCTAGCTAGATATACTTCACGCGCTAAACATGGGATACGCTGTACTTCACGCACCCGACGCTACTCATCAGCACTCCATTTTGATGCACATGGAGTATCTCTGGACGCTCTGTCTGTAACTAATTTTGATAGAACAGCATTATCCCATTTTTGGTTGGGCTTGCCAACTAATTCGAACTGGAAATGAAGTATGCACAAACAGTGGTCGTGCCGGAGTGGTTATCGGGCATGACTAGAAATCATGTGGGCTTTGCCCGCGCAGGTTCGAATCCTGCCGACCACGccttttcttttttgtgttttttttgtgtttCATTGTTGCTCTACACTATTTTGCTCGTAAATCAATCAGGTTTTTTACCTCCTTCGCTTGTACCGCCAGTTAAATGATTTCCTGTGTTTTCTATTTCGGTTCAAAAAAATCTCTACGCAGTTTTTTTCGCCTCACCTTTCACCCTCCAACTTGATTTTTTTGCCTCACATTAAAAAACGAAACCCAACTAAAAAACGCAGGCCGCCACTTTTTCAATATTTCCTCCCAAAAAATGGAGGGGCGTTGATTTGGCTGCCAAAAAAGGGAATCATCTATATTTGACTATCAAAAATAAAGAGTTGCCTTGATTAGGCTTCGAAAAATAAGGATGAGCCTTGATTTGGCTTCCAAAAGAGGAGGCGTCTGTGACCACGCCAGTGCAATTTACTTTAGAAAACAAAATAACAGAttttaagaaaacaaaaaaccaattTTAAAGAAACCAATCTCGCCCTCACCAACCGTGCCCTCCTCCCAGCCTCTCcacacgcccccccccccaatgTCGCCCCGCAATGCCCAAGGCACCGGCGGTGAGCCGTAGggaggaggagacggcggtgtaCAAAGAAGTACATAGAGGTGGAGGAGGGGACGGGCGCAACATCGACTACACGTCGGACGACGAGGCACGGAGTACTACCGCCGGAGCGGGTACCATCCCGTTCGCACGAGTAACTCGTTCAAGCAGGTCACCTACATCGTCGCCGCCAGcaattcctcctcctccccctggccAGGGTTTATAAAACATGCCACCACCATAGATGAACATCTGCCTGCGGATATGGctcatgagggagtcctggactagggggtgtccagatagccggactatcatcatcggccggactccaagactatgaagatacaagattgaagacttcgtcccgtgtccggatgggactttccttggcgtggaaggcaagcttggcaatacggatatgtagatctcctaccattgtaaccgactctgtgtaaccctagccctctccggtgtctatataaaccggagggttttagtccgtagggcgaacaaccattacaacaatcataccataggctagcttctagggtttagcctccttgatctcgtggtagatctactcttgtactacccatatcatcaatattaatcaagcaggagtagggttttacctccatcgagagggccggaacctaggtaaaaacatcgtgtcccttgtctcctgttaccatccgcctagacgcacagttcgggacctcctacccgagatccgccagttttgacactgacattggtgctttcattaagagttcctctgtgccgtcgcgatcaggaaggatgcctcttcccgtctttaaagacggtatcatcgccaaaggagccttggccgccggccaaactatccggctaggtggttttctcatgaccgcctgttcggccaccgcttcgatgatgacctctcgggtcatcaaaagcaatcttcacgtcaactcggaattcgccgagcagttggatccaatagagctctcgtccgtaaacgagctcttggatcgcgtcgccgccctgggagtcgctacagattacaaTCAGATTGGgattaaaaccgatctgagagagattaactctccccaggttacccaccacgttgcggtggtagaggaacaacgcggcgactcttcttctgtattgaaaactagttatgtccggactcccgaaccctccatgccggattcccgcggagggacgaacgtcgatcaagcactgaacctaaagtcaggcatcggaccagactcgttggataacgtccagcaatccaagcttccaaattcggaaaaaaattcggcctttgagcctcaagatgggcagggttccggactcaattccgcccacccacccaaacatatgcgatctatctcaaatccggcaagagcccgctgaaacagtacatcattactgggccagattcctcctggttatggacaggataaaagactgccgtgaggaaaacgcAATTTCGATTTTCTGCagtaactgcacggacaagggaatcttgaatgccataagtcgtcgtgaaatcacacgcttcgccgacctggcgtccatagtacgaaagtactgtgcgatggagagtttccggaaaaccgaaactaagttttgggacaatccggctccgaatacaaccctagtccgaaacaaaagggtgcatcatgctcaggcacccggtacaaaaaccaaaaagcaaaaaccccataaaaggcaaagaaccgtactggagggatggttcagcggaccctgtaaaattcacagtatagagggcgccactccaacacatagccttcgagcatgttggatactgcgccaggtggccaaaagtggcgaagagcttctagccccggagaaccactcCAATAGTACCAGTACGggatcaacagtcttcgagactttcgcatcaaataatatgcggaaacgaacgatccacagcctcgccgaagtctaccaagtagcaataacaaatccatggagcgacacggctatcaccttcaacgccagcgacgaacctaaattctgaactacccgagcaccagccgcattggtcctcatcccaatagtggatggctttcgtcttacgaaagtgctcatggacggcggcagcggattaaacctcatctacgaggaaacccttcgaaaaatggaaatagactggagccgtattgagcgaagcagcacaacctttagagggataatccctagccgggaagcacgctgcacaggaaaaatcacacttgatgtggtgttcggctcgccggacaattacaggtccgaggaggtcacgttccaagtggccctgttcagcagcggatatcacgctttattaggacgagaggcattcacaattttccaagctataccccattacgggtacatgaagcttaaaatgcccgggcccaatggaaccatcacccctgccagtgatccggacatagcactccgcgacgaaaacaagacagccgcattagccctagaggcactatccgaagccctagcggcggaggaactcactgcgctgcgctctacggtgaacagggatgatgtgatactcgataagagatccaagtccaccttt from Triticum aestivum cultivar Chinese Spring chromosome 3B, IWGSC CS RefSeq v2.1, whole genome shotgun sequence includes these protein-coding regions:
- the LOC123068689 gene encoding protein NRT1/ PTR FAMILY 6.1; this translates as MEEPTLTPPRNKAKEIKSPAPLASSLSLQRKKLGSHFLESDERRRFYGATSSAAAVGTTPLDIRGLPIPERDLPRTGGWVAAFFIFGNETAERMAYYGLSVNMVVFMFKVMHLPFAASANAVNNFLGISQASSVLGGFLADAYLGRYWTIAAFTTLYLLGLIALTLCATLPALVPGQEGCDKLAMLLGGCASAQRWQMAYLYTALYVTAFGAAGIRPCVSSFGADQFDDRSAGYKRRLDRFFNLFYLAVTVGAIAAFTLVVYIQMHRGWAAAFGALALAMGASNALFFAGTPLYRHKAPGGSPLTRVAQVLVAAFRKRGADFGDGGYVGLYEVAGAKSAIRGSGKIEHTDDFRWLDKAALRLDDLEGEEEDPWRLCTVTQVEEVKILVRLLPVPACTVMLSVVLTEFLTLSVQQAYTLNTGLLAGAVHLPVTCMPVFPCLAIFLVLALYYQTFAPLARRITGHPHGASQLQRVGLGLVFSILSVAWAGAFERYRRRYAVEHGYLGLFLSPMPGLSAYWLLIQYCLIGIAEVFCLVGLIEFLYQEAPDAMRSVGSAYAAVAGGMGCFMATALNNAVDAATGDIRSGRPSWVAQNINVGRFDYLYWLLAVLSTVNFAVFLYFASIYKYRTPPPTTAGGNSSKVEVSVVSDHK
- the LOC123068688 gene encoding LRR receptor-like serine/threonine-protein kinase RPK2 codes for the protein MAVSYHLLLLPAVLLLLVLPLASSSSAAGDHAALLALKGAVTGDPASVLSAWSSSDPDHCHWRGVTCHPASSAVAAIDLPAASLSGALPALLPPRLLRLDLSGNNFSGPIPAAFLASPTLRALNLTSNRLSGPIPFPPSSNSSSSSPPCPALAHLRLAGNFLVGEIPSAVAQCRSLRVIDVSRNVLEGAVPRALGRLAALRVLDVSRNSLTDRIPPELGNCRDLAVLVLTNLTSSPGDQPEFNAFLGGLPPEVVTNPALEILWAPRANFDGRLPRYRNGSCRLRAVNLGQNYIGGPVPKWLGECGDLAFLDLSSNSLEGSMPAELRIGCMRYLNVSQNLLSGPLLSPVEGKCSSPLIDDDDVIQYYEGLVGIALISNPFGSVLGDIGNAALHDFSNNGFSGVLPSLNLHLVGNYSYGLLLNGNMFNSTLSGGFFRFCKAASGVAVNLSGNQLSGSLDMLSSCTSLQSFEAGYNKFNGSISPGIGDLHLLRVLVLRANNLSGEIPVRFGDLAALEVLDLSKNSVAGILPSHLADASRLKVVMLDHNRLSGSIPPSFSELAQLSVFDVSFNNLSGDIPYLRHSADCGFFVGNPLLSRCLGPNASAPPSVSTDHQKWTQRLGGHMTKSKYLVVIIAASATALVSFVVAVLIFFVCERRKRAKIENFKKKMVVTFADAPAEINYDSIIQATSNFSIQNLIGTGGFGATYKAELAPGYLVAVKRLAMGRFQGLQQFDAEIATLGRIRHKNLVTLIGYHIGESDTFLIYNYLPGGNLESFIHEMGSRQVSWAEVYTIAMDVAQALAFLHGSCTPRIIHRDIKPSNILLDEDLNAYLSDFGLARLMEVTQTHATTDVAGTFGYVAPEYATTCRVSDKSDVYSFGVVLLELMSGKRSLDPSFSQFGDGFMIVSWGRMLMQEERTSEFFSPGLWDTSPKDRLTEMLKIAISCTSESLAVRLSMRQVAARLKQLRNEH